In Gossypium hirsutum isolate 1008001.06 chromosome D06, Gossypium_hirsutum_v2.1, whole genome shotgun sequence, one genomic interval encodes:
- the LOC107899947 gene encoding uncharacterized protein — MESAVLNRRMARWQILHSEFDIVYVNQKAVKGSAIADFLASRALEDYEPLHFDFPNEHLMCVATAEEGSQENHPWKLNFDGASNAVGNGIGAVLILIANNMVKYEACIMGIRATIERKIKVLEVYGDSTLVIYQLKGEWETRDPKLISYRKLVLELIEEFDDITFLYLPRDENQMANALATLTSMIKEEENDSHLWYQDILQYVKNREYPNQATTNDKKALRRLAIVYVLDGEILYKRGNDQALLRCVDDVEAKKILEEVHEGICGTHANGFTMARQIMRFEYYWSTLERDCINYAKMCHKCQIYADKIHAHPSTLHVTTSPWPFSM, encoded by the exons atggagtcagcTGTGTTGAATAGGAGGATGGCCAGATGGCAGATTTTACACTCTgagtttgatatagtatatgtaaaTCAGAAGGCTgtcaaagggagtgcaatagcagactTTTTGGCCAGTAGAGCTTTAGAAGACTATGAACCTCTGCATTTTGACTTCCCGAATGAACATTTGATGTGCGTGGCAACTGCTGAAGAGGGTTCTCAAGAAAAtcatccttggaagctaaattttgatggagcttcaaatgccgTAGGaaatgggattggggcagtcttg attttgattgcaaATAATATGGTAAAATATGAAGCCTGCATCATGGGCATCCGTGCAACCATAGAACGTAAAATTAAGGTATTAGAGGTATATGGGGACTCTACATTGGtaatataccaactcaaaggtgaatgggagacgagAGACCCCAAATTAATCAGTTATCGAAAGTTGGTCCTTGAATTGAttgaagagtttgatgacattacttttctctatctcccacgagatgagaaCCAGATGGCTAATGCATTGGCTACTCTAACTTCCATGATTAAG GAAGAGGAAAATGATAGCCATCTTTGGTACCAAGACATActgcaatatgtgaagaatcgcgaGTACCCTAATCAGGCAACGACGAATGATAAGAAGGCATTGAGAAGACTAGCCATTgtctatgtcttagatggagagatttTATACAAAAGAGGAAATGATCAAGCGCTATTGAGATGCGTGGATGATGTGGAGGCCAAGAAAATCCTAGAAGAAGTTCACGaaggtatttgtggaacacatgcCAACGGATTCACAATGGCTAGGCAGATTATGAGATTCGAGTACTACTGGTCCACTCTGGAAAGAGATTGCATCAACTATGCCAAGAtgtgtcataaatgccaaatctatgcagacaaaatacacgcgcatCCGTCAACTCTTCATGTTacgacttctccgtggcctttctcCATGTAG